TTGCGCAGGCGGATGAACTCAAGGGTGTCGGGGCTATGGGCCAGCAGCTGCGACTGGCCGGTCAGGCCAAGCACCACACTGCATGCCTGCGACAATAGGTCGCGTAAGTGCGCGCCCAATGGCAGCAGATCGGGCTGCACCAGACGCTCGTCATACAGCCGGGCGATGTCGGCGTCGGCCTTGGCCAGCACCATTTCCAGCATATCGATACGCGTGCGGAAGAACGGCCACTGCTCGCGCATCTGCCCCAGCAACTCGCCTTCGCCGCGCTCCAGGGCCTTGCTCAACGCTGCTTCCCAGCCAAGCCAGGCCGGCAGCATCAGGCGGGTTTGGGTCCAACCGAAAATCCACGGGATCGCCCGCAGGCTTTCAATACCGCCGGCACGGCGCTTGGCCGGGCGACTGCCCAGTGGCAAGCGGCCCAACTCCTGCTCCGGAGTGGACTGGCGGAAATACTCGACGAATTGCGGGTTTTCCCGCACCACCGCGCGGTAAGCACTGACACCGTCGGCCGCCAATTCGTCCATCAAGTGGCGCCAGGCCGGTTCCGGTGGTGGCGGTGGCAACAACGTTGCCTCCAGCACCGCCGCCAGATACAGGTTGAGGTTTTGCTCGGCGATGTCCGGCAGGCCGAACTTGAAGCGGATCATCTCGCCCTGTTCTGTGGTACGGAAACGCCCCGCTACCGAGCCCGGTGGCTGCGACAGAATTGCCGCGTGGGCCGGGCCGCCACCACGGCCCACGGTGCCGCCGCGACCGTGGAACAACAGCAGTTCGACTTGCTGTTCGCGGCAGATTTCCACCAGCCGTTCCTGGGCCCGGTATTGCGCCCAGGCGGCCGCGGTAGTGCCCGCGTCCTTGGCCGAATCCGAGTAGCCGATCATCACTTCCTGCGGGCCTTGCAGGCGCGCACGGTAACCCGGCAACAGCAGCAGCTTTTCGATCACCGGGCCTGCATTGTCCAGGTCAGCCAGGGTCTCGAACAACGGCACCACACGCATCGGCCGTTGTACGCCGGACTCCTTGAGCAGCAGTTGCACGGCCAATACATCCGAGGCGGCGCCGGCCATGGAGATCACGTAGGAACCCAGGGAAGCGGCAGGCGCGGCGGCGATTTCTTTACAAGTATTCAGCACTTCGGCGGTGTCGGCCGAGGGTTTGAAGTAACCCGGCAGCAAGGGTCGACGGTTGGCCAGTTCCTTCATCAGGAAACTGATGCGCGCCTCTTCGTCCCAATCTTCGTAACGGCCAAGGCCCAGGTAATCGGTGATTTCGGTCATCGCCGCACAATGGCGGGACGAATCCTGGCGCACATCAAGGCGCACCAGGAACAGGCCAAACGTGACCGCCCGACGCAGGCAATCCAGCA
This genomic window from Pseudomonas sp. Bout1 contains:
- the ppc gene encoding phosphoenolpyruvate carboxylase, which translates into the protein MSDIDARLREDVHLLGELLGNTIREQYGDEFLDKIEQIRKGAKADRRGAASEQVAGEELSASLNQLKEDELLPVARAFNQFLNLANIAEQYQLIHRRDESTPAPFESRVLPELLARLQSEGHSSESLARQLGRLEIELVLTAHPTEVARRTLIQKYDAIAAQLALQDHRDLTTAEREQIRDRLQRLIAEAWHTEEIRRTRPTPVDEAKWGFAVIEHSLWHAIPNYLRKADHALHAATGLHLPLEAAPIRFASWMGGDRDGNPNVTAPVTREVLLLARWMAADLYLRDIDHLASELSMQQASPALQAKVGDSVEPYRALLKQLRERLRATRQWAHTSLTATTPATAEVLQNNRELLDPLELCYESLHTCGMGVIADGPLLDCLRRAVTFGLFLVRLDVRQDSSRHCAAMTEITDYLGLGRYEDWDEEARISFLMKELANRRPLLPGYFKPSADTAEVLNTCKEIAAAPAASLGSYVISMAGAASDVLAVQLLLKESGVQRPMRVVPLFETLADLDNAGPVIEKLLLLPGYRARLQGPQEVMIGYSDSAKDAGTTAAAWAQYRAQERLVEICREQQVELLLFHGRGGTVGRGGGPAHAAILSQPPGSVAGRFRTTEQGEMIRFKFGLPDIAEQNLNLYLAAVLEATLLPPPPPEPAWRHLMDELAADGVSAYRAVVRENPQFVEYFRQSTPEQELGRLPLGSRPAKRRAGGIESLRAIPWIFGWTQTRLMLPAWLGWEAALSKALERGEGELLGQMREQWPFFRTRIDMLEMVLAKADADIARLYDERLVQPDLLPLGAHLRDLLSQACSVVLGLTGQSQLLAHSPDTLEFIRLRNTYLDPLHLLQAELLARSRQQEAAQDSPLEQALLVSVAGIAAGLRNTG